The proteins below come from a single Mesobacillus jeotgali genomic window:
- a CDS encoding DUF2268 domain-containing protein, translating to MIVRTDKWLETDFNDIKKVCENLLGHFKGADDPQKIYSYLKNFGMYKPDRRNKRVFENLKKEGYWRRTEELFKKYKKKWNGPDIPIFIFPMDQSNSRLMREGKGKSGLSFIDKMFIFLTPVDDKKELEALFVHEYHHVCRMQAQKKKPEEYTLLDSIILEGLAEHTVAENCGENYTGDWSRRYSTKTLADFWKKEVENKLFITREDRQHDEILFGLAGKPRLLGYAIGYEIVKQYKQKGNFTEKASFKIPSCEFTKLLKF from the coding sequence GTGATCGTCAGGACAGATAAGTGGCTAGAAACTGATTTTAACGATATAAAGAAAGTTTGTGAAAACCTGCTAGGACATTTTAAGGGAGCCGATGATCCCCAAAAAATCTATTCCTATTTAAAGAACTTTGGCATGTACAAGCCGGACCGAAGAAACAAAAGGGTTTTCGAAAATCTGAAAAAGGAAGGCTACTGGAGACGGACAGAGGAACTCTTTAAAAAATACAAAAAGAAATGGAATGGACCGGACATTCCAATCTTCATTTTTCCCATGGATCAATCGAACTCGAGGTTAATGAGGGAAGGGAAAGGAAAATCAGGACTTTCCTTCATCGATAAAATGTTCATTTTCCTGACACCTGTCGATGACAAGAAAGAGCTGGAAGCATTGTTCGTCCATGAATACCACCATGTTTGCAGGATGCAGGCACAAAAGAAAAAACCTGAGGAATATACTCTTCTGGATTCAATAATTTTAGAGGGCCTAGCTGAGCATACAGTTGCCGAAAATTGCGGTGAAAATTATACAGGGGATTGGAGTAGACGATATTCGACAAAAACTTTGGCTGACTTTTGGAAAAAAGAGGTGGAAAACAAGCTCTTTATAACGAGAGAAGACCGTCAGCATGATGAAATTTTGTTTGGATTAGCCGGTAAACCAAGGCTTCTGGGCTATGCTATAGGCTATGAAATAGTAAAACAATATAAACAAAAAGGAAATTTTACTGAAAAAGCATCATTTAAGATTCCTTCCTGCGAATTTACAAAGTTACTAAAATTTTAA
- a CDS encoding ABC transporter ATP-binding protein: MSNYSIHNEAPLLEVKNLETAFNIDGEFYNAVDKVSFAVKPRQIVGVVGESGCGKSVMSLSVMQLLPKGVGKIRGGEIVFEGVHLEQLSEKEMNKIRGRDISMIFQEPMTSMNPVFTIGFQLQEVLFNHTKISKAEARQKSIALLKSVGISRPEKIVDEYPHQLSGGMRQRVMIAMAIANQPKLLIADEPTTALDVTVQAQILELLKSIQEVNDMSVIMITHDLGVVAEMCDEVIVMYAGRIVERADVDTLFYNPKHPYTELMMGAIPKMDEDKEELSSIKGIVPSLKNMPATGCRFANRCPKAMPECTSITPQLGEIEQGHEVACILYEASMPKEGVKA, translated from the coding sequence ATGAGCAACTATTCAATACATAATGAAGCACCTTTGCTTGAGGTCAAGAACCTTGAAACAGCTTTTAATATCGATGGCGAATTTTATAACGCTGTAGACAAGGTGAGTTTTGCTGTCAAACCAAGGCAGATTGTCGGGGTTGTTGGCGAATCAGGGTGCGGTAAATCGGTTATGAGCCTATCGGTCATGCAGCTCCTGCCAAAAGGGGTTGGAAAGATTCGAGGCGGCGAAATTGTTTTCGAAGGAGTTCATCTCGAACAGTTATCTGAAAAGGAAATGAACAAAATCCGCGGGCGGGATATCTCAATGATCTTCCAGGAACCCATGACATCGATGAATCCGGTTTTTACTATAGGATTCCAGCTGCAGGAAGTATTGTTCAACCATACAAAAATCTCAAAAGCAGAAGCAAGGCAGAAGAGTATCGCGCTATTGAAAAGCGTTGGCATTTCCCGACCTGAGAAAATCGTTGATGAGTATCCGCACCAGTTATCCGGAGGTATGAGGCAGAGGGTCATGATTGCGATGGCCATTGCCAACCAGCCAAAGCTTCTGATTGCGGACGAGCCTACAACAGCATTGGATGTAACAGTCCAGGCCCAGATTCTCGAATTGCTCAAGAGTATCCAGGAAGTTAATGATATGTCGGTCATTATGATCACACATGACCTTGGCGTTGTTGCAGAAATGTGTGACGAAGTCATCGTAATGTATGCAGGCCGCATTGTTGAACGTGCTGATGTCGACACACTGTTCTATAACCCGAAGCATCCATACACAGAATTGATGATGGGTGCCATTCCTAAAATGGATGAGGACAAAGAAGAACTAAGCTCAATCAAGGGAATTGTCCCGTCGCTTAAGAATATGCCTGCAACTGGCTGCCGATTCGCAAACCGTTGTCCGAAAGCAATGCCAGAGTGTACAAGTATCACTCCACAGCTTGGAGAAATCGAGCAAGGACATGAAGTGGCGTGCATTCTATATGAAGCAAGTATGCCAAAAGAAGGAGTTAAGGCATAA
- a CDS encoding ABC transporter ATP-binding protein — MSNTTLTEKENLLEIKNLKTYYPVKGGFFRRTIGNVKAVDDVSFEIKKGETLGLVGESGCGKSTTGRTIIRLLNATDGEIVFEGKDITKLRGKTLQAIRQDIQMVFQDPYASLNPMQMVGDIVSEPIRNFKSASLKDLKDEVMDLLTKVGLPEDAYYKYAHEFSGGQRQRIGIARALALRPKLIIADEPVSALDVSVQSQVLNLLKELQKEFDLTFLFIAHDLSVVKHMSDRIGVMYLGNMVEIADRNSMYAEPLHPYTQALISAIPMPDPRRKKERIVLEGDVPSPLNPPTGCPFHPRCPAAMAECSQVKPALKEVKPGHRVACHLY; from the coding sequence ATGAGCAATACAACTTTAACAGAAAAAGAGAATTTGCTGGAAATTAAGAATCTGAAAACCTATTATCCTGTAAAAGGCGGGTTTTTCCGCCGGACAATTGGCAATGTCAAAGCTGTCGATGATGTTTCATTCGAAATTAAAAAGGGTGAAACATTGGGTCTAGTAGGGGAATCTGGCTGCGGCAAATCAACAACAGGAAGAACCATTATCAGATTGTTGAATGCGACAGATGGGGAAATCGTTTTTGAAGGCAAGGATATCACAAAATTGAGGGGCAAGACACTCCAGGCTATCCGCCAGGATATCCAGATGGTCTTCCAGGATCCTTACGCTTCACTTAACCCAATGCAAATGGTCGGTGACATTGTCTCTGAACCAATCCGGAACTTCAAGAGTGCTAGCTTGAAAGACTTGAAAGATGAGGTAATGGATTTATTGACTAAAGTAGGTCTTCCTGAAGATGCTTACTATAAATATGCCCATGAATTTTCAGGCGGGCAAAGACAAAGAATCGGCATTGCCAGGGCGCTGGCGCTGAGACCAAAGCTGATCATTGCTGATGAGCCGGTATCTGCCCTTGACGTATCCGTGCAATCCCAGGTTCTCAATCTATTGAAAGAGCTTCAGAAGGAATTTGACCTGACTTTCTTATTTATCGCTCATGACCTTAGTGTCGTTAAGCATATGAGTGACCGGATCGGCGTAATGTATCTCGGCAATATGGTTGAAATTGCCGACCGCAACAGCATGTATGCTGAGCCGCTCCACCCATATACCCAGGCTTTGATTTCAGCCATTCCAATGCCGGATCCGCGCAGGAAGAAGGAAAGGATTGTACTTGAAGGAGATGTGCCAAGTCCATTGAACCCTCCAACAGGCTGTCCATTCCATCCGCGCTGCCCAGCAGCGATGGCAGAGTGTTCTCAAGTGAAGCCAGCTTTAAAGGAGGTGAAGCCAGGACACCGAGTTGCTTGCCACCTTTACTAG
- the opp4A gene encoding oligopeptide ABC transporter substrate-binding protein, which yields MKKPLLWLAMLVLVLSTFLAACSGGETKKTTADPKEDDKDKAAEETGPQDGGTLTYALSSEFKGLLNWNFYDADGDDDIIAFFDDALIDYDENLKAEPNIASWETEDNKVFTFTFEKGVKWHNGEELTVHDWVFALETIATLGGEHQRWSNVNTIEGAKDFNEGKADKIAGLEVVDDYTLKITFDKARVNNLENVWAYPLSRKEFEGIDPKDMAASEQVRTKPVGTGPFKVAKVIPGESVELVKNENYWKGAPHLDKIVVKVIDSSLTTGELKNGSLDMTPFHPTVLPEIEALDNVEVVKYPGLSYYYIGFKLGKYDGKKNVMDKDKYASKELRQAMLYAINREEWVDAFFSGLGKPLNRPIPSSHWIAAPNEDMPVQYTYDPEKAKEILDKAGYVDKDGDGFREDPKGEKFTVKFSHYATGNPTFEARAKAMTQYWEEVGLKSELQMTDVNLYYDQIEKDDPALEVFYGGWGTGADPDPLPLWGIESVWNYPRWVNEEAQKLLEDAVDLEVVGTDTEKRAQLYADWQKIFNEEVPSLPILELEEVMAVSKRVQGVTFDVSGSNSPHEWWIKQ from the coding sequence ATGAAGAAACCATTGCTTTGGCTAGCTATGCTAGTATTGGTTTTATCAACATTCCTTGCTGCGTGCAGCGGAGGAGAAACAAAGAAGACAACAGCTGATCCAAAAGAAGACGACAAGGATAAAGCAGCAGAAGAAACAGGACCGCAAGATGGCGGTACATTGACTTACGCTTTAAGCTCTGAGTTCAAAGGCCTTTTGAACTGGAACTTCTACGATGCTGACGGAGATGATGACATCATCGCATTCTTCGACGATGCATTGATCGACTATGATGAAAACCTTAAAGCAGAACCAAACATCGCTAGTTGGGAAACTGAAGATAACAAGGTCTTCACATTCACATTTGAAAAAGGCGTAAAATGGCACAATGGCGAAGAATTAACAGTTCATGACTGGGTATTCGCTCTTGAAACAATCGCTACTCTTGGTGGAGAACACCAGCGTTGGTCTAACGTAAACACAATCGAAGGTGCAAAGGATTTCAACGAAGGAAAGGCTGACAAGATTGCAGGTCTTGAAGTTGTTGATGATTATACTTTGAAAATCACTTTTGACAAAGCACGCGTAAACAACCTTGAGAATGTTTGGGCTTACCCACTTTCACGCAAGGAATTTGAAGGAATCGACCCTAAGGATATGGCTGCTTCTGAGCAGGTCCGCACTAAGCCTGTAGGAACTGGTCCATTCAAAGTTGCAAAGGTTATCCCTGGTGAATCAGTAGAACTAGTTAAAAACGAAAACTACTGGAAAGGTGCTCCGCACTTAGACAAGATTGTTGTTAAAGTTATCGATTCTTCACTTACTACTGGAGAACTTAAGAATGGATCTCTTGATATGACTCCATTCCACCCAACAGTTCTTCCAGAAATTGAAGCTCTTGATAATGTTGAAGTAGTAAAATATCCTGGCTTATCTTACTACTATATCGGTTTCAAACTTGGTAAATACGATGGCAAGAAAAACGTAATGGACAAAGATAAGTATGCAAGCAAGGAATTGCGCCAAGCTATGCTTTATGCAATCAATCGTGAAGAGTGGGTAGATGCATTCTTCAGCGGACTTGGAAAGCCACTTAACCGTCCGATCCCATCATCACACTGGATTGCTGCACCTAACGAAGATATGCCTGTTCAGTACACTTATGATCCAGAAAAAGCAAAAGAAATCCTTGATAAAGCTGGATACGTTGACAAAGATGGCGACGGATTCCGTGAAGATCCAAAAGGTGAGAAGTTCACTGTTAAGTTCTCTCACTATGCAACTGGAAACCCAACTTTCGAAGCTCGTGCTAAAGCTATGACTCAGTATTGGGAAGAAGTTGGTTTGAAATCTGAGCTTCAAATGACTGACGTTAACCTTTACTACGATCAAATTGAAAAAGATGACCCAGCTCTAGAAGTATTCTATGGCGGATGGGGAACTGGTGCAGATCCGGATCCACTACCACTTTGGGGAATTGAATCTGTATGGAACTACCCACGTTGGGTAAATGAAGAAGCTCAAAAGCTTCTTGAAGATGCTGTTGACTTAGAAGTAGTTGGAACTGACACTGAAAAGCGTGCACAATTGTATGCTGACTGGCAGAAGATTTTCAACGAAGAAGTACCATCACTTCCAATCCTTGAGCTAGAAGAAGTTATGGCTGTTTCTAAGCGCGTTCAAGGTGTTACTTTCGACGTATCAGGCTCTAACTCACCTCATGAATGGTGGATCAAGCAATAA
- the opp4B gene encoding oligopeptide ABC transporter permease has protein sequence MLKYSLRRILGMIPMLFLISIVVFSLAKLMPGDSLSGEIDPNNTDPAYIEEMREKLGYNDPIHIQYFTWISNFMQGDFGKSTRYKIPASEIIAERLPNTIFLGFSSILITYILAFIMGIYAGRKPYTLGDNVIGTANYIGLALPSFVAGVFAIYFFSFTLGWFPSNGSVDISTTEGTAAYWLSRIHHVFLPALVLGLLSTASYTQFLRNDIIENSRKDFVRTARAKGTPEKKIYNQHILRNSIIPLITFLGFDIVALVGGAIITETIFTYPGIGQLFLNSVSQRDYPVLMTLTMMFSFLTLFGNLVADILYGIVDPRIRLD, from the coding sequence ATGCTTAAATACAGTTTACGACGCATACTCGGCATGATTCCTATGCTTTTCCTTATCTCTATTGTAGTGTTTTCCCTGGCGAAACTTATGCCAGGGGACTCACTCAGTGGGGAGATAGATCCGAACAATACGGATCCGGCATACATAGAAGAGATGCGCGAGAAGCTTGGTTATAATGACCCTATCCACATTCAGTATTTCACATGGATCTCAAACTTCATGCAGGGTGATTTCGGGAAATCTACCCGATACAAAATCCCGGCAAGTGAGATCATTGCAGAACGACTACCGAATACGATATTCTTAGGATTTTCCAGTATTTTAATTACTTATATTCTAGCATTTATCATGGGTATTTATGCCGGAAGAAAGCCATATACACTTGGCGATAACGTCATAGGTACCGCCAACTATATTGGATTGGCACTCCCATCATTTGTAGCCGGGGTGTTCGCAATCTATTTCTTCTCATTCACATTAGGCTGGTTCCCTTCAAACGGTTCTGTGGATATATCTACAACCGAAGGTACAGCTGCATATTGGTTAAGCAGAATTCATCATGTTTTCTTACCAGCACTTGTATTAGGCTTATTGAGTACCGCAAGCTATACGCAATTCCTGCGTAATGACATTATAGAAAACAGCCGTAAGGATTTCGTAAGAACGGCACGTGCTAAGGGCACACCGGAAAAGAAGATTTACAATCAGCACATCTTGCGCAATTCAATCATCCCGCTGATTACGTTCCTTGGATTTGATATCGTAGCATTGGTCGGTGGAGCAATCATCACCGAAACAATCTTCACTTATCCTGGGATCGGTCAATTATTCTTGAACTCTGTCAGCCAAAGAGACTATCCAGTCCTTATGACATTGACAATGATGTTCTCATTCTTGACACTGTTTGGAAACCTTGTTGCAGATATTTTATATGGAATCGTTGATCCAAGGATCAGGCTTGATTAA
- the opp4C gene encoding oligopeptide ABC transporter permease, whose translation MQVSTANNTQINLKPEKGMSPWAIARRKFVKNKLAMTSLIFLVFVMIVSFLAPYITTTDITKINIGSMSLKPSAEHWLGTDKNGRDVFTRLLYGGRVSLLVGISCTLFVIFFGTIVGSIAGYFGGIVDSMLMRFTDFVLNFPFLVFVIVLATIFHGKINGLVILIMVISLLSWGGVARIVRSKILAEKENEYILAAISIGCSPFKVITKHLLPNVLSTIIVQATILFASMIVAETGLSFLGFGVPSEIPSWGNMLAFANEPDVLQGKPWIWIPPALAITLTILSINFVGEGLKDALNPRSRR comes from the coding sequence ATGCAAGTTTCTACAGCAAATAATACACAGATTAACCTGAAGCCGGAAAAAGGCATGTCTCCTTGGGCCATCGCTAGAAGAAAATTTGTGAAAAACAAGTTGGCGATGACAAGCTTGATCTTCTTGGTTTTCGTCATGATTGTCTCTTTCCTGGCTCCATACATTACAACAACAGATATAACAAAAATCAACATTGGCTCAATGTCCTTAAAGCCATCTGCAGAGCATTGGCTGGGAACGGACAAAAACGGGCGTGACGTTTTTACCAGATTGTTATACGGCGGAAGGGTATCTCTCTTAGTCGGAATTAGCTGTACTCTATTCGTTATATTCTTTGGAACGATTGTAGGATCAATCGCAGGATATTTCGGCGGTATCGTTGACAGCATGCTTATGCGCTTCACCGATTTCGTCCTGAACTTTCCATTCCTTGTTTTCGTAATCGTATTGGCTACAATTTTCCATGGTAAAATCAATGGTCTTGTTATCCTGATCATGGTTATCAGCTTGCTGAGCTGGGGCGGGGTAGCGAGGATTGTCCGAAGCAAGATTTTGGCGGAAAAGGAGAATGAATACATTCTTGCTGCCATCTCAATCGGATGTTCACCTTTCAAAGTAATTACAAAGCATTTACTGCCAAACGTTCTATCAACAATCATCGTACAGGCAACGATCCTGTTCGCTTCCATGATTGTCGCAGAAACTGGACTAAGCTTCCTGGGATTCGGTGTACCATCCGAAATTCCATCATGGGGTAACATGCTGGCATTCGCAAATGAACCAGACGTACTACAAGGAAAGCCGTGGATCTGGATTCCACCTGCACTAGCCATCACACTCACGATTTTGTCAATCAACTTCGTTGGTGAAGGCCTAAAAGATGCATTGAATCCAAGATCACGCCGTTAA
- a CDS encoding nuclease-related domain-containing protein: MFYKDRDIPYKLKAEEALIRRLDVNHPKLPLIEEEYRKKLAGLRGEKELDYQLSFLKENNYLIINDLRLQHGVHFFQIDSLLLSPSVSFIIDSKNIAGTIVFDHEFNQCIRIFNEKEEGIRDPFTQVQRHVRLLSQWLDDHNLPLLNLEYLIAISRPSTIIKSKGNNSYNNFRVVQAGHLIARIIDLEKRYLKEITTMKETKRIAKQLVKFHVPYKPNIFDTYSIHPGDVRKGVQCPECMDISMHKIHGSWYCPVCQTTSKTAHILALSDYYFLYGNTITLSQFSDFLLIPKSKRKSASSFLISLSLPYAGSKKGRVYDLTPLIEK, translated from the coding sequence TTGTTTTATAAAGACAGGGACATACCCTATAAATTGAAAGCAGAGGAGGCTTTAATCCGCCGACTCGATGTAAATCATCCGAAACTGCCCTTAATAGAAGAAGAATATCGAAAAAAACTTGCAGGATTAAGAGGTGAAAAAGAACTGGATTACCAATTATCGTTTCTTAAAGAAAATAACTATCTGATTATTAATGATCTCCGGTTACAGCATGGTGTCCACTTCTTTCAAATCGACTCCCTCCTGCTCTCCCCCAGCGTTTCTTTCATTATTGATTCCAAGAATATTGCCGGAACAATTGTCTTTGACCATGAATTCAATCAGTGCATTCGGATTTTCAACGAAAAAGAAGAAGGCATCCGTGATCCCTTCACCCAAGTTCAAAGACATGTCAGGCTATTGTCACAATGGCTTGATGATCATAACCTACCCTTATTAAACCTCGAGTACCTTATTGCTATATCAAGACCTTCAACCATTATAAAATCAAAAGGAAATAACTCTTACAATAACTTCCGAGTTGTACAAGCTGGCCATCTAATAGCGAGGATTATCGACTTAGAAAAACGTTATCTAAAAGAGATAACTACAATGAAGGAGACTAAAAGAATAGCAAAACAGCTAGTAAAATTTCATGTACCCTATAAGCCCAATATTTTTGATACCTATTCGATTCACCCTGGTGATGTGAGAAAAGGAGTCCAATGTCCGGAATGCATGGATATATCTATGCACAAAATTCATGGAAGCTGGTATTGCCCTGTATGCCAAACTACATCTAAAACTGCCCACATCCTCGCATTAAGTGATTATTACTTTCTCTATGGCAACACTATTACGCTCAGTCAATTTTCCGATTTTTTGTTAATACCAAAATCAAAACGGAAGTCCGCCTCTTCTTTCCTGATTTCACTCAGTCTTCCCTACGCAGGCTCTAAAAAAGGGCGGGTCTATGACCTCACCCCTCTGATTGAAAAATAA
- a CDS encoding YjbA family protein — MLYLHDVWVNWFEGEENGYNVCHFHEWRKDDGVELLDQVPLLKIDHLLFNYIENDLSELPQQLLDDIYRKAYLRKNHERTQLDYCFVVSDGTGILAVDTIGYNIPIRKSRLIPRQEQLVYEMIENQDTIQYGFNDQSALKDFHILSPSPDLMRGLTRKERQLKQLLFMAMDQLNSSKNVAEVRYWFTEWKPELYEEIQRLSFEEVWEQLYEETKFGWSPKHQKFCENIIKGQAFFEKLWEMEHGPKVN, encoded by the coding sequence ATGTTGTATCTTCATGATGTCTGGGTAAACTGGTTCGAAGGGGAAGAGAATGGCTATAATGTCTGCCATTTCCACGAATGGCGGAAGGATGATGGTGTTGAGCTGCTTGACCAGGTGCCGCTTCTGAAAATTGATCATCTGTTATTTAACTACATTGAAAATGATTTATCTGAGTTGCCTCAACAGCTTCTGGATGACATTTACCGTAAGGCGTATTTGAGGAAAAACCATGAACGCACACAGCTTGATTACTGCTTCGTCGTCTCGGATGGAACCGGAATACTTGCTGTTGACACGATCGGCTATAATATCCCAATCCGAAAGAGCCGGCTTATCCCGCGTCAGGAACAGCTGGTGTACGAAATGATTGAAAATCAGGATACGATCCAATATGGATTCAATGATCAAAGTGCCTTAAAGGATTTCCATATCTTATCACCTTCACCGGATTTAATGAGGGGGTTGACGCGTAAGGAAAGACAGTTAAAGCAATTATTGTTCATGGCCATGGACCAGCTGAATTCTTCAAAAAATGTAGCTGAAGTCAGATATTGGTTTACTGAATGGAAACCTGAACTATATGAAGAAATTCAACGTCTCTCATTTGAAGAGGTGTGGGAGCAATTATATGAAGAAACAAAGTTTGGCTGGTCACCTAAGCACCAGAAATTTTGTGAAAATATAATTAAGGGTCAGGCCTTTTTCGAAAAACTTTGGGAAATGGAACACGGCCCAAAAGTGAATTAA
- the trpS gene encoding tryptophan--tRNA ligase, producing METIFSGIQPSGTITLGNYIGAMKQFTELQEEYNCYFCIVDQHAITVPQDRIQLRKNIKSLAALYIASGIDPEKVTLFIQSEVPAHAQAGWMMQCVAYIGELERMTQFKDKSTGKEAVSAGLLTYPPLMAADILLYSTNLVPVGEDQKQHLELTRDLAERFNKKYNDIFTIPEVRIAKVGARVMSLQDPLKKMSKSDPNSKAFISMLDEPKQIEKKIKSAVTDSEGIVKYDKENKPGISNLLSIYSILTGKAIVDIEKEYEGKGYGDFKGDLAKVVVDVIEPIQKKYYELIDSAELDEILDRGAEKANLVANKMLKKMENAMGLGRKRK from the coding sequence ATGGAGACTATTTTTTCTGGCATCCAGCCGAGCGGTACAATCACACTTGGCAATTATATCGGGGCAATGAAACAATTCACAGAACTGCAGGAAGAATATAATTGTTACTTCTGTATCGTTGACCAGCATGCAATAACCGTCCCGCAGGACCGTATACAGCTCCGCAAAAATATCAAGAGCCTAGCAGCATTATACATTGCTTCAGGAATTGACCCTGAGAAAGTAACTTTATTTATTCAGTCGGAAGTTCCGGCACATGCTCAGGCAGGATGGATGATGCAATGCGTTGCCTATATAGGAGAGCTTGAAAGGATGACTCAGTTCAAGGATAAATCCACCGGGAAAGAAGCAGTTTCAGCTGGTCTTTTAACTTATCCTCCCCTAATGGCAGCCGACATCCTTCTATATAGTACAAATCTTGTACCAGTCGGAGAAGACCAAAAGCAGCATCTGGAGTTGACAAGGGATTTAGCTGAACGTTTCAACAAGAAATACAATGACATTTTTACCATTCCGGAAGTTCGGATAGCCAAAGTCGGAGCAAGGGTCATGTCCTTACAGGATCCTTTGAAGAAAATGAGCAAATCAGATCCTAACAGCAAAGCATTCATCTCTATGCTTGATGAACCAAAGCAAATCGAAAAGAAAATCAAGAGTGCTGTAACTGACTCTGAGGGCATTGTAAAATATGATAAAGAAAACAAGCCAGGCATTTCTAACCTCTTGTCCATCTATTCTATATTAACCGGCAAAGCAATTGTTGATATTGAAAAGGAATATGAGGGTAAAGGATACGGTGATTTCAAAGGTGACCTTGCAAAGGTTGTTGTCGATGTCATTGAACCAATCCAGAAAAAATATTATGAGCTGATTGATTCAGCTGAATTGGATGAAATACTTGATCGGGGAGCTGAAAAAGCAAACCTTGTCGCAAATAAAATGCTCAAGAAGATGGAGAATGCGATGGGACTTGGGCGCAAGAGGAAATAA
- a CDS encoding DUF3899 domain-containing protein has product MRNRFGKIFSGFFITQLLIFILSLVYQQSITLLNYINFSFYIASFLLFTSLIVFTINSGFFDAISYSFRSVFAGKEDGEKKKSFDEMTPLSELVTFNANPLLMIGLLDFILMLAALFIYYL; this is encoded by the coding sequence ATGCGTAATAGATTTGGGAAAATTTTTTCTGGTTTTTTTATTACTCAGCTATTGATTTTTATTCTTTCACTAGTCTATCAACAGAGCATTACCTTGCTCAATTATATAAATTTTTCTTTTTACATTGCTAGCTTCCTTCTGTTTACTTCTCTTATTGTCTTTACAATTAACTCTGGTTTTTTTGACGCAATTTCTTATTCTTTTCGGTCTGTTTTTGCTGGTAAGGAAGATGGAGAAAAGAAAAAGTCGTTTGATGAAATGACGCCATTATCAGAACTGGTCACTTTCAATGCTAACCCGTTACTAATGATTGGGTTGCTGGACTTTATCCTGATGCTTGCTGCACTGTTCATTTATTATCTGTAA